The Saprospiraceae bacterium genome includes a window with the following:
- a CDS encoding T9SS type A sorting domain-containing protein translates to MNSSPYLLILLICITFQSFGQLSAWELSTQPGNQVSNASTTNAANISTGILQRGAGVAASSASGSMSANGWFNSAAATTLAQAITNNEYYEFTLVVDPGFSANVNQVSVILRSSGTGPNTASLLSSADGFSSTLGTVTIPNSSISTLFNIPVSLTNLTGTTTFRLYGYGGASNGGTPSTGGTLRIGTSATALDNDLIISGTVEPICSAISAVISGNGSFCTESNIENVPVVVDISGGQGPYTVVVSDGSESFTTLNYISGTPLERGIFVTTTYTLVAVTASNGCSASQVDLTGSATVTIGGCEDVCEIYDVSTSQVCVDPFNYDLEICFFAENVSSIGLFLVTIGSQQFGPFSYSTHAGLLDFQYCVTIPNLVPDGQTNINVTVSDFGSPVIDGNPVAESAYGAPIFMSDDIEGWAGVNVNDLYVTYDDQYVYFATTLNSAANWQSWGFAINTVNGVGGSSEVWTYQIQYGHFQLPDFVIKGNFNNYAELRFWNGSTWVRIDNDGNDNGLAFVDFKANTNIVEVRIKRSALNNPDFVQTQFYVSGNNQNEHGTFDAVPDDQNVNDWNVTGNPTILDNYAPRLDIEPIELCQSLTTYNEINCTGCPDIAPLVNNVFYCVDAVALPLTATTQSGGTLVWYGENPANQGASPLQGAPIPSTSTIGQTTYWVLESVDGCDGPATTIFVTVSEISNVTANQICVNPASYNLEVCFTNPFPGPSGQFMVFVEGHVYGPYNYDNYIGNTTNQYCVIIQNAGDPSDTETDIVVTVKDVGYSQSGTPLINGSFDGVATWGSPISNANNVAGWAGANAQNLYMTYDNNYVYLGAQVQAQGWQAWAFIIDTKPGGGNFDSWSRQIDYAHSTKPDYIFRGTFGGYSEFHTWNGASWSGLGMSQAGTEFAENENEFVEVRIPRAVIGNINNFKVQFYITGNENEHGSFDAVPDDNNATDWNQFNNRTQLMNYATSSYLAPVGFEMCTTSIEINEVNCFVCPSIGSLSTSVGGCEGFGFDALVSGLNAIEMNQTAGGGPFGIQLKAFAGMGAPVNPYLNGTILGVVENVNLSNNDTEAVFTEVGSSLEAGFYNVCAILIGNRPENCNPFNCTVIEVLPLPVSPDIADISVCEGGSTLITAGEIIVNQGTSVMVTYNFEGEVTTSVVSDNTLVSGANASPGSGVGGISFPLGCGGSVDAYSANSWTQANEAGAVANNDYFQFSITNPSAFNVLTLSGFSFDARRSGTGPMSWAVYNGSNPLGFSGVVADPDVCISYLTNILNIQLSPGETANLRIYAWGNTNAAGTLRVDNVIVTGLSGAPSNNFYYYDADPGAGPANLLGQGETYDPGTTVATSPQSVWVTASNTFGCESIATEVVVNVYFQPVLNIQQPTEVCFPNTVNVLNVNIGLNNAFQYDISYHTTIMQAQNNTNPIAQNDLIAVSTSQTIYVRVVTSGSECVAIGEINVVVFPVSAPPVVNNVTVCAGGNTTIVASNLTNPTNVVFTWDFETGIAGPGVSNNQMAAQNGPVQNVGTGLSSSTQGAGSGCSAAITVTGFDISNSSLPDAIADEEYIEFCIGNANAPFALNGVTGINWTHRSSNTGPIQYRVVASDDLNTVLLTGMFTPGTNCLVAGGNITSNPSTCYRLYYWGGTNISGNVRIDNLTVTASYCTPIYNFYNVNPTLNPNAIPVATGPSYNPGTTVANSPQTFWVTSTSCAGCISQPAQVTVTVNANPTVYNVTGGGVYCAGGTPYNVSISGSQIGVSYQLQLNGGNVGMPVNGTGNPLVLGNPGGTGTYTAVASFISSGCSLPMNGSATVSTFNCTVGITDPCVCKNNATNLTNGQFNETVTVTAPAGQTWTISAVSNFFSVASPAPPAAPIPLVIGTTLTYIGNNQYTITGVTIDATTYNLSVTNALGTTLSISNNCAYPNPVILGLPASVCLGTTLSLNGTPGDDNLISQGFTVNGVPAIVFNPSTEGVYNVIYTINGGTPKAFGPNDPGCVQSVSQSITVNAVPVITGQPVDAASCSGGNVTFSVTATLAAGTLQYQWQQLINGTWTNITGATAASYTVMNVTEAMNNTRYRVIITNSLNTACSVTSNVAILGVHIPGAMTCNNHVNVSLDENCGFSAFSDFFIEGPNSEMFYEVILRTSTGQIVPQSQVRNFLGQILTVTVRDICSGNNCWGTVKFEDKFAPILDCPCTSAPPNVSAFREIARTNDKIYYRSNGTFSWQNAYAHSLSIGGQMVAINSAAENALIKAGMDANYPAGWRVWIGLTDNEAYGGTEANTSPTNGWVWVNGDPVTYTNWGAGEPNGINPGEDYVEMFASGVWNDNTNTSFIQGYILEVDNCSYTCADINRVINSTLITNNPNLLTADACGPVTGTFSDELTGDDCDGQQIVRSWVVTDGSGNTAECQQIFTFRRLTLADVLSPAAVVDLTCKDATDPASIAAKLGVGAAYPTVLVGGIATAVNNQICNIYTTYSDSEIGACGLHCHGNKKVIRTWTLVDWCLTSVQTRTQVIKAVDDEAPTAILKDTIVSTRPWDCTADFFVPNPWELHDDCDINPTWTVKGPVGVTIVPAVQVVNGVSGPHPLYKWRAVGAPKGVHDFKYTFVDCCGNERIIISKVTVEDKTPPTPVAKRDVVIGLVPGYDANGVQDGQAKLFAESIDNGSHDNCSGVRLEVRRPLGPDCGNEGLVVNPQTGLRHNNNRTFSNRVNMPNYSPSDTDGGEFVKFCCEDLNSIVVDANGDGLINELDRGFHEVILRVWDDGNMNGIIGDAGDNWNETWAFVKVESKVPPVITCPADATIHCDWAIETRTASTPVAGIDFTKTGLPTAYGVCSNPTITFQDQLQLNQCGIGIINRTFTIVEGGTTRQCVQRITVAASTSQQEWVVTPPSASVPEVGCDGPTEAQIKSNQPTWVNGPCDVIGVSHKVWEFEFEDGVCKKWVVEYKLVNWCDNEERGPYTKMFVYKDVVPPTFENCRDTMFAVDQNCELRGLTLTKRANDTGGCIDNGWIKWVVIVDLWADGTPDYEWSSFLPVGNDVNNAQTGNFAAIQDNNGNGIKDIYLAPTANGDEVKITIPEPIVGKMSNHKVTWKATDGCHNYVTCHEDFMVADKKAPTPVCVPLSSALMADPDGSGPARPMVELWAIDFNVKSFDNCTPEEDLLYTFDNVAPQVTDKVVFNRLINIDLPHYFDNTGGILRFPADMTNAQQRAIVEKYMRGEENSAGNGVIQLWNPETRSSARVWSDLNLEPGAPYTNVSVMMSVWDKKFNVDFCWTNLKLICNTCGDGTGSRVVSGSVSTEAGQAVNQVDVVFDANIIEFPRTYMTGSNGQFSMLLPAYVDYEVSANKGGDYLNGVSTLDLVLIQRHILGIQPLNSAYKMIAADATNDGKVTAADLTELRKLILGITNELPNNASWRFPISAQTMDNTNPWPFAEQISIIELTEDLDNQNFVAVKVGDVNGSVTASINNPALESRSAKAVQFTAVDRTVAAGEVVTVAISGSDFANVYGYQFTLNLKGASFVEVGSGAVEMTAANVGVLATDVVTMSYASREGVTVNNDETLFTVVLRAEKAGKLSEMITLGSNVTKAEAYAGADLQVSNVTLNMRTDATVADAAELFQNEPNPFRGQTTVSYYLPEAASTVITVYDVTGRVITVRKADSAKGMNSEVFTKEQIGVSGVLYYKLESGDFSATKKMIVIE, encoded by the coding sequence ATGAACAGTAGTCCCTACCTACTAATCTTATTGATTTGTATCACATTTCAATCTTTCGGGCAATTATCAGCCTGGGAGTTAAGTACACAACCTGGTAATCAGGTTTCTAATGCTTCCACAACCAATGCAGCCAATATAAGTACAGGAATTCTGCAAAGAGGAGCAGGTGTTGCTGCTTCTTCTGCTTCCGGCTCCATGTCTGCTAATGGATGGTTCAATTCTGCTGCTGCTACTACATTAGCTCAAGCTATTACAAATAATGAATATTATGAATTTACTTTGGTCGTTGATCCGGGGTTTAGCGCAAATGTGAATCAAGTATCCGTAATTTTACGTAGTTCAGGAACTGGTCCAAACACTGCAAGCCTATTAAGTAGTGCAGATGGTTTCTCTTCCACATTAGGCACAGTGACCATCCCAAATAGCTCAATTTCAACTCTTTTTAATATCCCAGTTTCTTTAACAAACTTGACAGGCACAACCACTTTCAGATTATATGGCTATGGTGGCGCTTCAAATGGAGGAACACCTTCTACTGGGGGGACTCTTAGAATTGGGACTTCCGCTACAGCATTAGACAATGATCTAATCATTTCGGGTACAGTAGAACCAATCTGTTCTGCTATTTCAGCTGTCATTTCCGGTAATGGGTCATTTTGTACTGAGTCTAATATTGAAAACGTACCTGTTGTCGTGGATATCAGTGGTGGACAGGGACCTTATACAGTGGTGGTTAGTGACGGATCTGAATCATTTACAACGCTTAATTATATATCAGGGACGCCTCTTGAACGAGGTATTTTTGTAACCACTACTTATACACTTGTGGCAGTAACAGCTTCAAATGGATGCAGTGCTTCTCAGGTTGATTTGACAGGTTCTGCTACTGTTACGATAGGTGGTTGTGAAGACGTTTGTGAAATTTATGATGTTTCCACATCACAAGTTTGTGTTGATCCTTTCAATTATGATCTGGAAATATGCTTTTTTGCAGAGAATGTCAGCTCTATCGGTTTATTTTTAGTAACCATAGGGAGTCAGCAGTTCGGGCCTTTTAGTTATTCAACTCATGCCGGTTTACTGGATTTTCAATATTGTGTTACCATACCTAATCTTGTTCCTGATGGTCAGACCAATATAAATGTAACTGTCTCCGATTTTGGTTCGCCGGTTATTGATGGTAATCCGGTTGCAGAATCTGCTTATGGTGCTCCCATTTTTATGTCTGATGATATAGAAGGGTGGGCTGGTGTGAATGTCAATGATTTATATGTAACTTATGATGATCAATATGTTTATTTTGCCACAACCTTAAATTCAGCAGCCAACTGGCAATCATGGGGATTTGCAATCAATACTGTCAATGGAGTTGGAGGTTCTTCTGAAGTCTGGACTTACCAGATACAATATGGTCACTTTCAGCTTCCGGATTTCGTCATTAAAGGAAACTTTAATAATTATGCAGAATTAAGATTCTGGAACGGATCAACGTGGGTAAGAATAGATAATGATGGAAATGACAACGGATTAGCATTTGTGGATTTTAAAGCAAATACAAATATTGTTGAAGTCAGAATTAAAAGATCTGCACTGAACAATCCTGATTTTGTGCAGACTCAGTTTTATGTTTCAGGAAATAACCAGAATGAGCACGGAACTTTTGATGCCGTTCCTGATGACCAAAATGTAAATGACTGGAACGTAACAGGTAATCCGACTATCTTAGACAATTATGCTCCGAGATTGGATATTGAACCTATTGAGTTATGTCAATCTTTAACAACTTACAATGAAATAAATTGTACCGGCTGTCCTGATATTGCACCATTGGTCAATAATGTGTTTTACTGTGTTGATGCAGTTGCCTTACCTTTGACGGCTACTACACAATCAGGGGGCACCCTTGTCTGGTATGGAGAGAATCCTGCTAATCAGGGAGCATCTCCGCTTCAGGGAGCTCCGATACCTTCTACTTCCACTATTGGTCAGACAACATATTGGGTGCTTGAATCAGTAGATGGATGTGATGGCCCTGCAACTACTATATTTGTTACTGTATCTGAAATATCAAATGTAACAGCAAACCAGATTTGTGTGAATCCTGCATCCTATAATCTGGAAGTGTGTTTTACCAATCCTTTTCCCGGCCCAAGTGGTCAGTTTATGGTATTTGTTGAAGGACATGTGTACGGTCCCTATAACTACGATAATTATATTGGAAATACCACGAATCAATATTGTGTTATTATTCAAAATGCAGGAGATCCGTCTGATACGGAAACGGACATTGTTGTAACGGTGAAAGATGTAGGGTATTCGCAAAGTGGAACGCCTTTGATAAACGGATCATTTGACGGTGTAGCAACTTGGGGAAGCCCCATTTCAAATGCCAATAATGTTGCAGGATGGGCAGGTGCAAATGCGCAAAACCTGTATATGACTTATGACAATAATTATGTATATTTAGGAGCACAGGTGCAGGCACAGGGATGGCAGGCCTGGGCATTTATCATTGACACAAAACCAGGTGGTGGGAATTTTGATTCATGGAGCAGACAAATTGATTATGCACATTCAACCAAACCGGATTACATTTTCAGAGGAACATTTGGAGGTTATTCTGAATTTCATACCTGGAACGGGGCTTCGTGGTCTGGTTTAGGTATGAGTCAGGCAGGAACTGAATTTGCTGAGAACGAAAATGAATTTGTGGAAGTTCGCATTCCAAGAGCAGTTATTGGTAACATAAATAATTTTAAAGTTCAGTTTTACATTACAGGAAATGAAAACGAACATGGTTCATTTGATGCTGTGCCGGACGATAATAATGCAACCGACTGGAACCAGTTTAATAACAGAACACAGCTAATGAATTATGCGACAAGTAGTTATTTAGCTCCGGTTGGTTTTGAAATGTGTACAACATCCATAGAAATTAATGAAGTTAATTGTTTTGTTTGCCCTTCCATTGGTTCACTATCTACTTCAGTTGGGGGATGCGAAGGTTTTGGATTTGATGCATTAGTCTCCGGATTAAATGCAATTGAAATGAATCAGACTGCCGGTGGTGGTCCGTTTGGCATTCAATTGAAAGCTTTTGCAGGAATGGGAGCACCAGTTAATCCTTATTTGAATGGAACGATTTTGGGAGTTGTGGAAAATGTAAACCTGAGTAATAACGATACTGAAGCTGTATTTACTGAAGTGGGGTCGTCCCTTGAAGCAGGTTTTTATAATGTTTGTGCAATACTGATTGGAAACAGACCTGAAAATTGTAATCCTTTTAATTGTACTGTAATAGAAGTATTGCCCCTTCCGGTATCACCAGACATTGCTGACATAAGCGTGTGTGAAGGAGGTTCTACATTAATTACGGCAGGAGAGATTATTGTAAATCAAGGAACTTCAGTAATGGTGACCTATAATTTTGAAGGAGAAGTTACTACAAGTGTTGTTTCTGATAATACCTTAGTTTCCGGAGCAAATGCTTCGCCAGGATCGGGCGTGGGAGGCATTTCTTTCCCTTTAGGATGTGGAGGTTCTGTGGATGCTTATTCTGCAAACTCATGGACACAGGCGAATGAAGCGGGAGCAGTTGCAAATAATGACTATTTCCAATTTAGTATTACGAATCCATCTGCTTTTAATGTATTAACTCTTTCAGGATTTAGTTTTGATGCCAGAAGATCAGGCACAGGTCCTATGTCGTGGGCGGTTTATAATGGAAGCAATCCATTAGGATTTTCCGGAGTGGTTGCAGATCCGGATGTGTGTATCAGTTATTTAACCAACATACTTAATATACAATTATCGCCAGGAGAAACAGCAAATCTGAGAATATACGCCTGGGGAAATACAAATGCTGCGGGTACTTTAAGAGTTGATAACGTGATAGTTACTGGCCTTTCCGGTGCACCTTCTAATAATTTTTATTATTATGACGCTGATCCGGGTGCAGGACCTGCAAATCTGCTTGGACAAGGTGAAACGTATGATCCGGGTACAACTGTAGCAACATCCCCTCAAAGTGTCTGGGTAACGGCTTCAAACACTTTCGGATGTGAGAGTATAGCCACAGAAGTTGTTGTAAATGTTTATTTTCAACCTGTTTTAAATATACAACAACCGACGGAAGTGTGCTTCCCGAATACGGTAAATGTTCTTAATGTAAACATCGGATTGAACAACGCATTTCAATACGATATCAGCTATCATACTACTATTATGCAAGCTCAGAACAATACTAATCCGATAGCGCAAAATGATTTGATAGCTGTTTCTACCAGCCAGACTATATATGTAAGAGTGGTTACATCAGGTTCAGAATGTGTTGCAATTGGGGAAATAAATGTGGTGGTTTTTCCTGTCTCAGCTCCTCCTGTTGTCAACAATGTTACTGTTTGTGCAGGAGGTAACACAACGATTGTTGCTTCAAATCTTACAAACCCTACGAATGTTGTATTTACATGGGATTTTGAGACTGGAATTGCCGGACCAGGAGTTAGTAATAATCAGATGGCTGCACAAAACGGACCAGTGCAAAATGTAGGAACAGGACTTTCCAGTAGTACACAGGGAGCAGGTTCAGGATGTAGTGCCGCAATAACAGTTACTGGTTTTGATATATCAAATAGCAGCCTCCCGGATGCAATTGCAGATGAAGAATATATTGAATTTTGTATCGGAAATGCGAACGCACCTTTTGCTTTAAATGGAGTAACAGGAATTAACTGGACTCACCGAAGCTCAAACACCGGACCAATACAGTATAGGGTGGTTGCTTCAGATGATTTAAACACTGTCCTTTTAACAGGGATGTTTACTCCAGGAACTAATTGTCTGGTTGCAGGAGGAAATATTACTTCCAATCCGTCAACTTGTTACAGATTATATTATTGGGGCGGTACTAATATTTCCGGAAATGTAAGAATTGATAATCTAACTGTCACAGCATCTTATTGTACACCAATCTACAATTTTTATAATGTAAATCCAACTTTAAATCCGAATGCAATTCCTGTTGCCACAGGACCATCATATAATCCGGGGACAACAGTTGCAAATAGCCCGCAAACTTTTTGGGTTACATCGACATCATGTGCAGGATGTATCAGCCAGCCAGCACAGGTAACTGTTACCGTGAATGCAAATCCTACCGTTTATAATGTTACTGGTGGAGGAGTGTATTGTGCTGGAGGAACACCTTATAATGTTTCAATAAGTGGATCTCAGATAGGTGTCAGTTACCAATTGCAGTTGAATGGTGGTAATGTTGGCATGCCTGTGAATGGTACAGGGAATCCATTAGTACTTGGAAATCCGGGAGGCACCGGCACTTATACTGCAGTAGCTTCCTTTATTTCCAGTGGTTGTAGTTTACCTATGAATGGCTCAGCTACAGTTTCAACTTTTAATTGCACAGTGGGGATAACTGATCCATGTGTCTGCAAAAATAATGCTACTAATCTGACAAACGGTCAGTTTAATGAGACAGTGACAGTTACTGCGCCTGCGGGGCAAACGTGGACAATAAGTGCTGTTAGTAATTTCTTCTCTGTTGCAAGTCCGGCACCACCCGCTGCACCTATTCCTTTGGTAATAGGAACTACATTGACTTATATAGGAAATAATCAGTACACAATCACAGGTGTAACTATTGATGCAACAACTTACAATTTGTCTGTTACAAATGCCTTGGGAACAACATTGAGTATTTCAAATAATTGTGCATACCCTAATCCGGTTATTCTTGGTTTACCAGCCAGCGTTTGTTTAGGTACAACTTTGTCATTAAATGGAACTCCGGGAGACGACAACCTGATTTCTCAGGGCTTTACAGTAAATGGTGTGCCTGCAATTGTTTTTAATCCTTCTACTGAGGGTGTTTATAATGTAATATATACCATAAATGGTGGGACACCTAAAGCTTTTGGCCCTAACGACCCAGGTTGTGTTCAATCAGTAAGTCAAAGTATCACCGTCAACGCCGTCCCTGTCATCACAGGTCAACCGGTTGATGCAGCTAGTTGTTCCGGTGGCAATGTGACATTCAGTGTGACTGCTACTTTGGCAGCAGGTACATTGCAATATCAGTGGCAACAACTGATCAATGGTACATGGACAAATATCACAGGCGCAACAGCAGCCAGTTATACAGTAATGAATGTCACCGAAGCGATGAATAATACCCGTTACCGTGTAATCATCACCAACAGTCTGAACACAGCATGTTCAGTAACCAGTAATGTAGCCATCCTTGGCGTACACATCCCTGGAGCGATGACATGTAACAATCACGTGAATGTAAGTCTGGATGAGAATTGCGGCTTCAGTGCATTCAGCGACTTCTTCATTGAAGGGCCGAATTCAGAGATGTTTTATGAAGTGATATTAAGGACCTCTACAGGTCAGATCGTACCACAAAGCCAGGTGAGAAACTTCCTGGGTCAGATATTGACAGTTACGGTAAGAGATATCTGTAGTGGTAACAATTGTTGGGGAACAGTGAAATTTGAGGATAAATTTGCACCGATACTGGATTGCCCATGTACATCAGCACCACCGAATGTGAGTGCATTCAGAGAGATAGCGAGGACAAATGATAAGATTTACTATCGCTCTAATGGAACATTCAGCTGGCAGAATGCCTATGCACATTCACTTTCGATAGGTGGCCAAATGGTAGCGATCAATAGCGCAGCAGAGAATGCATTGATCAAGGCAGGAATGGACGCCAATTATCCTGCAGGCTGGAGAGTATGGATCGGATTGACAGATAATGAAGCATATGGAGGAACAGAAGCGAACACGAGCCCAACCAACGGTTGGGTTTGGGTGAACGGCGATCCGGTGACTTACACAAACTGGGGCGCAGGGGAGCCGAATGGCATAAATCCGGGAGAGGATTATGTGGAGATGTTTGCGAGTGGTGTATGGAATGATAATACCAATACAAGTTTTATACAAGGATATATACTGGAGGTAGATAATTGTAGTTATACCTGTGCAGATATCAACAGAGTAATAAATTCTACATTGATAACGAATAATCCAAATTTACTGACAGCAGATGCATGTGGCCCGGTTACGGGAACATTTTCAGATGAGTTGACAGGGGATGATTGTGACGGTCAGCAAATTGTGAGAAGCTGGGTGGTGACAGACGGAAGTGGAAATACAGCTGAATGTCAGCAGATATTTACATTCCGAAGATTGACCTTGGCAGATGTATTATCACCGGCAGCAGTTGTAGATCTGACATGCAAAGATGCAACAGATCCTGCGAGCATCGCTGCAAAACTGGGTGTAGGAGCAGCATATCCGACTGTATTGGTAGGCGGAATAGCTACCGCAGTCAACAATCAGATATGCAATATCTATACAACCTATTCGGATTCAGAGATTGGAGCATGTGGCTTACATTGTCACGGAAATAAGAAAGTGATCAGAACATGGACATTGGTGGACTGGTGTCTGACGAGTGTTCAGACCAGGACGCAGGTAATCAAAGCAGTAGACGACGAGGCACCGACAGCTATTTTAAAAGATACAATTGTAAGCACAAGACCATGGGATTGTACAGCGGACTTCTTTGTGCCAAACCCTTGGGAACTGCATGATGATTGTGATATCAATCCTACCTGGACAGTAAAAGGACCAGTTGGCGTTACGATAGTACCAGCAGTACAGGTTGTGAACGGAGTATCCGGTCCACACCCATTGTACAAGTGGAGAGCAGTAGGAGCACCAAAAGGAGTACATGATTTTAAATATACATTTGTTGACTGTTGTGGAAATGAGAGAATCATTATCAGTAAAGTAACAGTTGAAGACAAAACACCACCAACGCCGGTAGCGAAGAGAGATGTAGTGATCGGATTAGTACCGGGATATGATGCAAATGGCGTACAGGATGGACAAGCAAAATTATTTGCAGAGAGTATAGACAATGGATCACATGACAATTGTTCAGGTGTGAGATTGGAAGTAAGAAGACCTTTAGGTCCTGATTGTGGTAATGAAGGTTTAGTGGTTAATCCACAGACTGGCTTAAGACACAATAATAACAGAACTTTCAGCAATAGAGTTAATATGCCTAACTACAGTCCTAGTGATACGGATGGTGGTGAGTTTGTGAAATTCTGTTGTGAAGACTTAAATTCTATCGTAGTAGATGCTAACGGAGATGGTTTAATAAATGAACTTGACCGTGGCTTCCATGAAGTGATTTTAAGAGTATGGGATGATGGAAACATGAACGGAATCATTGGTGATGCGGGTGACAACTGGAATGAAACATGGGCATTTGTGAAGGTAGAAAGTAAAGTACCACCGGTAATTACTTGTCCTGCTGATGCGACTATCCATTGTGACTGGGCAATCGAAACCAGAACGGCTTCTACACCAGTAGCAGGAATAGATTTCACGAAGACAGGTTTGCCAACAGCTTATGGAGTATGTAGCAATCCTACCATTACCTTCCAGGATCAATTACAATTGAATCAGTGTGGAATCGGTATCATCAACAGAACATTTACAATAGTAGAAGGCGGTACTACAAGACAATGTGTACAGAGAATCACAGTTGCAGCGAGTACAAGTCAGCAAGAGTGGGTAGTGACTCCACCATCTGCAAGTGTACCGGAAGTTGGTTGTGATGGACCTACAGAAGCACAGATCAAATCCAACCAACCTACTTGGGTTAATGGACCTTGTGATGTGATCGGAGTGAGTCATAAAGTATGGGAGTTTGAATTCGAAGACGGAGTATGTAAGAAGTGGGTGGTAGAATACAAATTGGTCAACTGGTGTGACAATGAAGAGAGAGGACCATATACAAAAATGTTTGTTTACAAAGACGTAGTTCCACCGACATTTGAGAATTGCAGAGATACTATGTTTGCAGTAGATCAGAATTGTGAGTTGAGAGGTTTGACATTGACGAAGAGAGCAAATGACACAGGTGGATGTATAGACAACGGATGGATCAAGTGGGTAGTAATCGTTGACCTATGGGCAGACGGAACACCTGACTATGAGTGGAGTAGCTTCTTACCTGTAGGTAATGATGTTAACAATGCTCAGACAGGAAACTTTGCAGCCATTCAGGATAACAATGGTAATGGAATTAAGGATATTTATCTTGCACCAACTGCAAACGGTGATGAAGTAAAAATCACTATACCAGAGCCGATTGTAGGAAAGATGAGCAATCACAAAGTAACTTGGAAGGCAACAGACGGCTGTCATAATTATGTGACTTGTCATGAAGACTTCATGGTAGCTGATAAGAAAGCACCTACACCTGTTTGTGTTCCATTAAGTTCTGCCTTAATGGCAGACCCTGACGGTTCAGGACCAGCAAGACCAATGGTAGAATTGTGGGCAATTGATTTCAACGTGAAGTCATTTGATAACTGTACACCGGAAGAAGACCTTTTATACACATTTGATAATGTAGCACCACAGGTAACTGATAAAGTAGTATTCAACAGATTAATTAACATTGATTTGCCACACTATTTCGACAACACTGGTGGAATATTAAGATTCCCTGCTGACATGACTAATGCACAACAAAGAGCAATAGTTGAGAAGTACATGAGAGGAGAAGAGAATTCTGCAGGAAACGGTGTAATTCAATTGTGGAATCCAGAAACAAGAAGTTCAGCGAGAGTATGGTCAGACTTGAATCTTGAGCCAGGTGCTCCTTACACAAATGTAAGTGTAATGATGAGTGTTTGGGATAAGAAATTTAATGTTGATTTCTGCTGGACTAATCTGAAACTGATTTGCAATACTTGCGGAGATGGTACAGGGTCAAGAGTTGTTTCCGGTTCAGTTTCAACTGAAGCAGGTCAGGCAGTAAATCAGGTAGATGTAGTATTTGATGCTAATATTATAGAGTTCCCTAGAACTTATATGACAGGATCAAATGGACAGTTCTCAATGTTATTACCTGCATATGTAGATTATGAAGTTAGTGCTAACAAAGGTGGAGATTACCTGAACGGTGTATCTACACTTGACTTAGTATTGATTCAGAGACACATTTTAGGAATACAGCCTTTAAATAGTGCTTACAAGATGATAGCAGCAGATGCTACGAATGATGGAAAAGTAACAGCAGCTGACTTAACAGAGCTTAGAAAACTGATCTTAGGTATCACCAATGAATTGCCAAACAATGCAAGCTGGAGATTCCCGATTAGTGCACAAACAATGGACAATACAAATCCTTGGCCATTTGCTGAGCAAATCAGCATCATTGAGCTTACAGAGGATTTGGACAACCAAAACTTTGTTGCAGTTAAAGTAGGTGATGTGAATGGTAGTGTAACAGCTAGCATCAATAATCCTGCTTTAGAAAGCAGAAGTGCAAAAGCAGTTCAGTTTACAGCAGTTGACAGAACAGTTGCAGCAGGAGAAGTTGTTACAGTAGCGATTAGCGGAAGTGATTTTGCAAATGTATATGGATACCAGTTTACATTGAATCTGAAAGGCGCAAGCTTTGTAGAAGTTGGATCAGGAGCAGTAGAAATGACAGCAGCGAATGTTGGAGTTTTGGCGACAGATGTAGTAACTATGAGTTATGCATCGAGAGAAGGCGTTACTGTAAACAATGATGAAACATTATTCACAGTCGTATTGAGAGCTGAGAAAGCAGGAAAACTGAGTGAAATGATCACATTGGGATCTAATGTAACAAAAGCAGAAGCATATGCAGGAGCAGACCTTCAGGTGAGCAATGTAACGTTGAACATGAGAACAGATGCGACTGTAGCAGATGCGGCAGAATTGTTCCAAAACGAGCCAAACCCATTCAGAGGTCAGACAACTGTAAGTTACTACTTACCGGAAGCAGCAAGTACAGTAATCACTGTATATGATGTAACAGGAAGAGTAATCACAGTAAGAAAAGCGGATTCTGCCAAAGGTATGAACAGTGAAGTATTCACTAAAGAGCAGATTGGAGTATCAGGAGTCCTTTACTACAAACTCGAAAGTGGTGACTTCTCAGCTACTAAGAAGATGATAGTGATAGAATAA